Proteins co-encoded in one Bradyrhizobium sp. 170 genomic window:
- a CDS encoding 3-hydroxyacyl-CoA dehydrogenase, with protein sequence MNTDGSDRQTIVTGCHLPDGIVVDVEAGHIYWTNMGVPNLNDGSVERADLDGKNRKVIVAVGDTHTPKQIILDKKAGKLYWCDREGMRVMRCDLDGSKLETLIEAGRGDADRRDQTKWCVGLSIDRKDGKIYWTQKGPDNAGRGSLFRANVEIPAGETPTNRSDIEVFFDALPEPIDIELDHKNRVIYWTDRGDPPRGNTVSRASIDNKPAEPEIVVTHLMEGIGIALDVPGDRMFVTDFAGSIYSARLDGSGERNFLYAQGNLTGIAYAEIPKEK encoded by the coding sequence ATGAACACGGACGGTTCCGACCGCCAGACCATCGTGACAGGCTGTCACCTTCCCGACGGCATCGTCGTTGATGTCGAGGCCGGTCATATCTACTGGACCAATATGGGCGTTCCCAACCTGAACGACGGGTCCGTCGAACGCGCCGATCTCGACGGCAAGAACCGCAAGGTCATTGTTGCAGTTGGAGACACCCACACCCCGAAGCAGATCATTCTCGATAAGAAAGCCGGCAAGCTTTACTGGTGCGACCGCGAGGGCATGCGCGTCATGCGCTGCGATCTCGACGGATCGAAACTAGAGACGCTTATCGAAGCGGGGCGTGGAGATGCCGACCGCCGCGATCAGACAAAATGGTGTGTCGGGCTCTCGATCGATCGAAAGGACGGGAAGATCTATTGGACGCAAAAGGGCCCCGACAACGCCGGGCGCGGCTCGCTCTTCCGTGCCAATGTTGAAATACCCGCCGGCGAAACGCCAACCAACCGCTCCGATATCGAGGTCTTCTTCGACGCGCTGCCGGAGCCGATCGACATCGAGCTCGATCACAAGAACCGCGTCATCTACTGGACCGACCGCGGCGATCCGCCGCGCGGCAACACGGTGAGCCGCGCTTCCATCGACAACAAGCCGGCTGAGCCCGAAATCGTCGTGACCCATCTCATGGAAGGGATCGGCATCGCGCTGGATGTGCCCGGCGATCGCATGTTCGTCACTGATTTTGCCGGCTCGATCTACTCCGCTCGCCTCGACGGATCCGGCGAGCGCAACTTCCTGTACGCCCAGGGCAACCTCACCGGCATCGCCTATGCCGAAATCCCGAAGGAGAAGTGA
- the cyoC gene encoding cytochrome o ubiquinol oxidase subunit III — translation MNIATAIDSVPLEALPSASEAGPAPKRIVVAYGFWIFLLSDIVMFAALFASYAVLVRSTAGGPSGAQLFNQATVAIETACLLVSSYTCGLMSLAINSRNRVGMYLGAVITFALGAAFLTLEIGEFADMIARGATPQRSAFLSAFFTLVGCHGLHVTLGLIWLIVMMVQASVFGFAARVQHRLLCFSLFWHALDIVWVGVFTVVYLMGVSS, via the coding sequence ATGAACATCGCCACCGCAATCGATAGCGTCCCGCTAGAGGCGCTGCCAAGCGCAAGTGAAGCGGGGCCCGCTCCGAAGAGGATCGTGGTCGCCTATGGCTTCTGGATCTTCCTGCTGAGCGACATCGTCATGTTTGCCGCGCTGTTTGCGAGCTACGCGGTCCTCGTGCGCTCCACGGCAGGCGGTCCGAGCGGCGCCCAGCTGTTCAATCAGGCCACCGTTGCGATCGAAACCGCCTGCCTGCTCGTCTCGAGCTACACCTGCGGACTGATGTCGCTCGCCATCAATTCGCGAAATCGTGTTGGGATGTATCTAGGTGCCGTGATCACTTTCGCTCTCGGCGCTGCGTTTCTTACACTCGAGATCGGCGAATTCGCCGACATGATCGCTCGCGGCGCGACGCCGCAGCGCAGCGCTTTTCTTTCCGCCTTCTTCACGCTTGTCGGCTGCCACGGGCTGCACGTCACCCTCGGACTGATCTGGCTGATCGTGATGATGGTGCAGGCCTCGGTATTCGGATTTGCTGCGAGGGTGCAGCACCGCCTGCTCTGCTTCTCTTTGTTCTGGCACGCGCTCGACATCGTTTGGGTCGGGGTATTCACGGTGGTTTATCTGATGGGAGTTAGCTCATGA
- the cyoA gene encoding ubiquinol oxidase subunit II: MRYGLLAVVLIGAATLGGCTEGVLDPKGPIALAERQILLNSLGIMLAIVVPTILATLAVGYWFRASNRRAAYLPDFEYSGRLELLVWSIPAMTVLLVGGVAWVGSHDLDPGKPISSTVTPITVQVVSLDWKWLFIYPEQGIASVNKLVVPVGTPISFELTSSSVMNSFHVPQLGSQIYTMSGMATRLHLQADHLGTYPGLSTMFSGDGFADMHFTVDAVTDDGFAQWVRQTRETGSALDKQAYADLVKPSKAVAPFTYRAVASGLFGSIVNAGMGTQESSLSICSTSQRAER, from the coding sequence ATGCGATATGGTTTGCTTGCTGTGGTCCTGATCGGTGCCGCGACGCTCGGTGGCTGCACCGAAGGCGTGCTCGACCCAAAAGGGCCGATTGCCCTCGCCGAGCGACAAATTCTGCTCAACTCGCTCGGCATCATGCTGGCGATCGTTGTTCCGACGATCCTCGCCACGCTCGCCGTCGGCTACTGGTTTCGCGCATCGAATCGGCGCGCAGCCTACTTGCCGGATTTCGAGTATTCCGGGCGTCTCGAGCTGCTGGTTTGGTCGATCCCCGCCATGACAGTGCTGCTCGTGGGCGGCGTCGCGTGGGTCGGCTCACACGACCTTGATCCAGGGAAGCCGATTAGTTCAACGGTCACGCCCATCACCGTTCAGGTCGTCTCACTCGACTGGAAATGGCTCTTCATCTATCCCGAGCAGGGGATCGCGAGCGTCAACAAGCTGGTCGTACCGGTTGGCACGCCGATCAGCTTCGAACTGACCTCATCGAGCGTCATGAACAGCTTCCACGTGCCTCAGCTCGGCAGCCAGATCTACACGATGTCCGGAATGGCGACGCGCCTCCACCTGCAGGCCGACCATCTCGGAACCTATCCAGGGCTATCCACCATGTTCAGCGGTGACGGCTTTGCCGACATGCACTTTACGGTCGATGCAGTGACGGACGACGGATTTGCGCAATGGGTTCGCCAGACCCGCGAGACTGGTTCGGCACTCGATAAGCAGGCTTATGCCGACCTGGTCAAACCGAGCAAGGCGGTCGCTCCATTCACCTATCGCGCCGTCGCCTCCGGTCTGTTCGGCAGCATCGTCAACGCTGGCATGGGCACACAAGAATCCTCTCTATCAATTTGTTCAACATCGCAGAGGGCAGAACGATGA
- a CDS encoding oxidoreductase: protein MRQDGKVAIVTGAATGIGHASAKALRQAGFRVFGTSRRAVASIADGITMIPCDVTDDASVKAVVDKVLDTAGRIDVLVNNAGTGLLAGAEESSVQQAQALFDVNLFGVIRMTNAVLPVMRSQKAGRIVNISSVMGLIPAPFSALYSSTKHALEGYSESLDHEVRTFGIRICLLEPAYTRTSFEQNMVLPDRGLDAYVPARTRSSTLMREVMKTADSPEIVAERVVEAATTTSPRLRYTCGRMARQVSILRRFVPERMFDKSLRKQMGLPA, encoded by the coding sequence ATGCGACAAGACGGCAAAGTGGCGATTGTAACCGGGGCTGCAACAGGAATCGGGCATGCTTCGGCAAAGGCGTTGCGTCAAGCTGGATTCCGCGTTTTCGGCACGAGCCGGCGGGCCGTCGCAAGTATCGCGGACGGCATTACGATGATCCCCTGCGATGTAACGGACGACGCATCAGTCAAGGCCGTCGTCGACAAGGTGCTCGATACGGCGGGCAGGATCGACGTTCTGGTGAACAACGCGGGAACCGGCCTGCTTGCCGGAGCTGAAGAATCGTCGGTGCAACAAGCCCAAGCGTTGTTCGACGTAAACCTTTTCGGAGTGATCCGCATGACCAACGCGGTTCTCCCTGTGATGCGAAGTCAAAAAGCGGGACGGATCGTCAATATAAGTTCGGTCATGGGCTTAATACCTGCCCCATTCTCGGCCCTCTACTCCTCCACGAAGCATGCTCTCGAAGGATACTCGGAGTCCCTGGATCACGAGGTGCGGACCTTCGGCATTCGAATTTGCTTGCTTGAGCCGGCGTATACCCGAACTTCGTTCGAACAAAACATGGTGCTTCCGGATCGTGGCCTAGACGCATACGTCCCGGCGCGAACGCGGTCCAGCACGCTCATGCGCGAGGTCATGAAGACAGCCGACAGTCCCGAGATTGTTGCCGAGAGGGTCGTAGAAGCCGCGACGACCACCTCGCCCCGTCTGCGATACACCTGCGGTAGGATGGCGCGGCAGGTGAGCATCCTGCGTCGCTTCGTTCCTGAACGGATGTTTGACAAAAGCCTCCGCAAGCAGATGGGGTTACCAGCGTAG
- the cyoD gene encoding cytochrome o ubiquinol oxidase subunit IV: protein MTEARHERAPGDKPSREMHPSAPSEFLVYTIGLFVAVLLTATSFWAANTTLLWPGGVFLGLAVLAITQMGIHLVFFLHITSGPESTNNVLALAFGVLIVFVVVAGTMWIVADMNANMTMPSGEPMSMRMQH from the coding sequence ATGACCGAAGCTCGACACGAACGCGCACCCGGAGACAAGCCGAGCCGCGAGATGCATCCATCGGCTCCATCCGAATTTCTCGTCTACACGATCGGCTTATTTGTGGCGGTGCTTCTCACCGCGACATCGTTCTGGGCTGCAAACACGACACTGCTTTGGCCAGGCGGCGTATTCCTCGGGCTCGCTGTCCTCGCCATTACCCAGATGGGCATTCACCTGGTGTTTTTCCTGCACATCACCAGCGGGCCGGAAAGCACCAACAACGTACTCGCGCTCGCCTTTGGCGTGCTTATCGTATTCGTGGTGGTCGCCGGCACAATGTGGATTGTGGCCGATATGAACGCGAACATGACGATGCCGTCGGGCGAGCCGATGAGCATGAGGATGCAGCATTGA
- a CDS encoding heme o synthase, translated as MSSHSADRLAEHRRLSDFFELTKPRVMLLAVFTAVVGLISTHDQLDPLRAFIAVLCIAAGAGAAGALNMWYDADIDAVMTRTAMRPIPRSRVSKVEALVFGVVLGTIAVVALALATNLAAAALLACTILFYVVVYTAWLKRATKQNIVIGGAAGALPPVIGWAAATGEIGLEPLTLFLIIFLWTPPHFWALALNRTDDYARASVPMLPVVAGRAATTRQILIYSGLLVLASELPWVLGFAGTIYGAIAAICGALFLLLALQLNRSIGTDRRAPHRLFAFSIPYLFVLFAALLVDHGGGSLSPMRSSLSGYIVGSVHAELLPGAVRSTHSFINLSTGEV; from the coding sequence GTGTCTTCTCATTCCGCGGACCGTCTCGCCGAACATCGGCGTTTGTCCGACTTCTTCGAGCTCACCAAACCGCGCGTCATGCTGCTCGCTGTCTTCACCGCGGTCGTTGGACTGATCAGTACACATGATCAGCTCGATCCCTTGCGCGCTTTTATTGCGGTTCTCTGCATCGCCGCCGGGGCCGGAGCCGCTGGCGCGCTCAACATGTGGTACGACGCCGATATCGATGCGGTCATGACCCGCACCGCGATGCGGCCAATTCCCCGGAGCAGGGTCTCGAAGGTCGAGGCACTCGTCTTTGGAGTTGTCCTTGGCACTATCGCAGTCGTGGCTCTCGCTCTCGCGACGAACCTCGCGGCAGCCGCGCTGTTGGCCTGCACGATCCTCTTCTATGTTGTCGTGTACACGGCATGGCTGAAGCGCGCCACGAAACAGAACATCGTCATCGGCGGTGCCGCCGGTGCGCTGCCGCCCGTTATCGGATGGGCCGCGGCAACGGGAGAAATCGGGCTCGAGCCGCTTACGCTATTCCTCATTATATTCCTTTGGACGCCCCCCCATTTCTGGGCCCTGGCGCTTAATCGCACCGACGACTATGCGCGTGCAAGCGTGCCGATGCTGCCGGTTGTCGCCGGACGTGCTGCAACAACGCGCCAGATCCTGATCTATAGCGGTCTCCTGGTTCTTGCCTCGGAGCTGCCCTGGGTGCTCGGATTTGCAGGGACCATCTATGGCGCGATCGCCGCGATCTGCGGCGCGCTTTTCCTTCTGCTCGCACTTCAGCTGAACAGGAGCATTGGGACCGATCGCCGTGCTCCTCATAGGCTATTCGCGTTCTCCATCCCCTACTTGTTCGTGCTGTTTGCAGCGCTCCTGGTCGACCACGGTGGTGGCTCATTGTCGCCCATGCGGTCGTCGCTTAGTGGCTACATCGTCGGATCGGTGCATGCCGAGCTCCTGCCAGGCGCCGTTCGCAGCACGCACAGTTTCATCAACCTCAGCACAGGCGAGGTCTAA
- the cyoB gene encoding cytochrome o ubiquinol oxidase subunit I yields the protein MNLLGKLDWNAIPLHEPIIMGATAFMVLVVVAVLGFITTKGAWLYLWREWLTSVDHKRIGVMYCILALVMMLRGFSDAIMMRAQQAVAAGGAQGYLPPEHFDQIFSAHGTIMIFFMAMPFVVGIMNFAVPLQLGIRDVAFPTLNSVSFWLTASGALLINLSLAVGEFSKAGWWGYPPLSELQYSPGVGVDYYLWSLQISGLGTLLAGINFVTTILKMRAPGMSYMRMPVFCWTSLATNLLIVAAFPVLTAVLAMLLLDRYLGFHFFTNDAGGNQMLYANLFWVWGHPEVYILVLPAFGIFSEVIATFSGKPLFGYRSMVAATMTICVLSFLVWLHHFFTMGASANVNGFFGVMSMVIALPTGVKIYNWLFTMYGGRVRFTVPVLWSIGFMVTFVIGGMTGVLHAVPPVSFQLHNSVFLIAHFHNVIIGGVVFGLMAGYNYWFPKAFGFVLDERWGKSSFWCWFIGFYLAFMPLYLVGLMGMTRRLQHYDNLAWQPWLIVAMVGAVVILGGIVCQVVQLVVSIRARDKLRVTGDPWNGRTLEWATASPPPAWNFALAPNVTGKDAFWTSKREQAKQGKPGPSRAYEPIEMPKNSATGFVSAFFAVVIGFAMIWHIWWMAGLGLLGAFVTLLAFAFRRHTEFEVPAEQIAQFERAHQAGAAV from the coding sequence ATGAATCTCCTTGGCAAGCTTGATTGGAACGCGATTCCCCTCCATGAGCCGATCATCATGGGCGCAACAGCGTTCATGGTCCTTGTCGTGGTGGCTGTCCTCGGATTCATCACGACGAAGGGAGCCTGGCTCTATCTATGGCGCGAATGGCTCACCTCGGTCGACCACAAGCGCATCGGCGTCATGTATTGCATACTGGCGCTCGTCATGATGCTGCGCGGCTTCAGCGACGCGATCATGATGCGCGCGCAGCAGGCGGTTGCCGCCGGCGGTGCACAGGGATATCTGCCGCCCGAACATTTTGACCAGATCTTCTCGGCGCACGGCACGATCATGATCTTCTTCATGGCGATGCCATTCGTGGTGGGAATCATGAACTTCGCGGTGCCGCTGCAGCTTGGCATTCGCGATGTCGCCTTCCCCACCCTCAACTCCGTCAGCTTTTGGCTGACCGCCTCGGGCGCGCTGTTGATCAACCTTTCGTTGGCGGTCGGCGAGTTCTCGAAAGCCGGCTGGTGGGGTTATCCGCCACTCAGCGAATTACAGTATTCGCCCGGCGTCGGCGTCGACTACTATCTGTGGTCATTGCAAATCTCCGGTCTCGGCACCTTGCTGGCGGGCATCAACTTCGTCACGACCATACTGAAGATGCGCGCGCCTGGGATGAGCTACATGCGCATGCCGGTTTTCTGCTGGACTTCGCTTGCCACCAATCTGCTGATTGTGGCGGCCTTTCCGGTGCTGACCGCGGTTCTCGCGATGCTGCTGCTCGATCGTTATCTCGGCTTCCACTTCTTCACGAACGACGCCGGCGGCAATCAGATGTTGTACGCCAACCTGTTCTGGGTCTGGGGACACCCGGAAGTCTACATCCTGGTCCTGCCGGCGTTCGGAATCTTTTCCGAGGTCATCGCGACCTTCTCCGGCAAGCCGCTGTTCGGATACCGCTCGATGGTGGCCGCGACCATGACGATCTGCGTCCTCTCCTTCCTGGTTTGGCTGCACCACTTTTTCACCATGGGCGCCAGTGCGAATGTCAACGGCTTCTTCGGCGTCATGAGTATGGTCATCGCTTTGCCGACGGGCGTGAAGATCTACAATTGGCTGTTCACGATGTACGGCGGCCGGGTTCGGTTCACGGTGCCTGTGCTGTGGTCGATCGGCTTCATGGTGACCTTCGTCATCGGTGGCATGACTGGCGTGCTCCACGCAGTGCCGCCGGTCAGCTTCCAGCTGCATAACAGCGTGTTCCTGATCGCGCACTTCCATAACGTCATCATCGGGGGCGTCGTGTTCGGATTGATGGCCGGATACAACTACTGGTTCCCCAAGGCTTTCGGCTTCGTGCTTGACGAACGCTGGGGCAAATCCTCGTTCTGGTGCTGGTTCATCGGGTTCTATCTCGCATTCATGCCGCTCTACCTGGTAGGCCTGATGGGCATGACCCGGCGCTTGCAGCATTACGACAATCTGGCTTGGCAGCCCTGGCTGATCGTAGCGATGGTCGGCGCCGTCGTTATCCTGGGCGGGATCGTCTGCCAGGTCGTGCAGCTCGTCGTATCGATCCGCGCCCGGGACAAGTTGCGCGTTACCGGCGATCCATGGAATGGCCGAACGCTCGAATGGGCGACGGCGTCGCCGCCGCCAGCCTGGAATTTCGCTCTCGCCCCGAATGTTACCGGAAAAGACGCTTTCTGGACCAGCAAGCGGGAGCAGGCAAAGCAGGGCAAGCCGGGGCCATCACGTGCGTACGAGCCCATCGAAATGCCGAAAAACAGCGCCACCGGCTTTGTCAGCGCCTTCTTCGCCGTTGTCATCGGCTTCGCGATGATCTGGCACATCTGGTGGATGGCAGGTCTGGGTCTCTTGGGTGCATTCGTGACGCTGCTTGCCTTTGCATTCCGCAGACACACTGAATTCGAGGTGCCCGCCGAGCAGATTGCTCAGTTCGAACGGGCCCACCAGGCAGGAGCTGCAGTATGA
- the fabF gene encoding beta-ketoacyl-ACP synthase II, with product MRRVVVTGLGLVSPLGCGSELAWSRLLSARSGLTALPEWAAALPARVAGIVPIKADDPDGGFDPDLTVPPKDQRRMDRFILFALAAASEAISQAAWTPSDTHSLERTATVIASGIGGFPAIVEAVRTVDQRGVRRLSPFTVPSFLANLAAGHISIRYGFKGPIGAPVTACAASVQAIGDAARLIRSGEADVAVCGGSEACIDLVSLGGFAAARALSTGFNEMPARASRPFDRHRDGFVMGEGAGVLVIEELEHAIRRGAKPIAEIVGYGTTADAYHITSGPEDGDGARRAMEGALRQAGLKPADVQHLNAHSTSTPVGDVSELEAIKTVFGREGEIAVSATKSATGHLLGAAGGAEAIFTILALRDQVAPPTLNLENGDPAAEGVDIVAREARRMTMEHAISNGFGFGGVNASVIFRRWQ from the coding sequence ATGCGTCGCGTCGTCGTTACGGGATTGGGATTGGTATCACCGCTGGGCTGCGGCAGTGAGTTGGCGTGGTCCCGGCTGCTATCGGCCCGTTCAGGACTTACCGCACTCCCGGAATGGGCGGCTGCCCTTCCCGCCCGGGTCGCTGGCATCGTGCCAATAAAGGCCGACGATCCGGATGGAGGCTTCGATCCGGATCTGACCGTTCCTCCCAAAGATCAGCGAAGGATGGATCGCTTCATCCTATTCGCCCTCGCCGCTGCATCCGAGGCCATTTCACAGGCAGCCTGGACCCCTTCCGACACGCATTCGCTGGAGCGCACGGCAACCGTGATCGCATCGGGCATTGGAGGTTTTCCGGCGATCGTTGAGGCGGTCCGCACGGTGGATCAGCGCGGTGTCCGGCGTCTCTCGCCCTTCACGGTGCCGTCTTTTCTTGCAAATCTCGCGGCTGGTCACATCTCTATCCGCTACGGTTTCAAGGGTCCGATCGGCGCGCCGGTCACCGCCTGCGCCGCAAGCGTGCAGGCGATCGGCGATGCCGCACGCCTCATTCGTTCGGGAGAAGCCGATGTCGCGGTCTGCGGTGGCTCGGAAGCCTGCATCGATCTCGTGAGCCTCGGCGGCTTCGCCGCCGCCCGGGCACTTTCGACGGGCTTCAATGAAATGCCGGCCCGCGCATCCCGCCCGTTCGACCGGCACCGCGACGGCTTCGTCATGGGCGAAGGCGCCGGCGTCCTCGTCATTGAAGAACTTGAGCACGCGATCCGCCGCGGCGCCAAGCCGATCGCCGAAATCGTCGGCTATGGCACGACGGCAGATGCCTACCACATCACGTCAGGCCCCGAGGACGGCGACGGGGCGCGCCGCGCCATGGAAGGCGCCTTGCGACAGGCCGGGCTCAAGCCCGCCGATGTCCAGCATCTCAACGCCCATTCCACTTCCACGCCGGTTGGCGACGTTTCCGAACTTGAAGCGATCAAAACCGTCTTCGGCCGCGAGGGAGAAATTGCCGTAAGCGCCACCAAATCGGCGACCGGTCATCTGCTCGGCGCGGCTGGGGGAGCGGAAGCCATCTTCACGATCCTCGCACTGCGCGACCAGGTCGCGCCGCCCACTCTCAATCTCGAAAACGGCGATCCGGCCGCGGAAGGCGTCGACATCGTGGCCCGCGAGGCAAGGCGCATGACGATGGAGCATGCGATTTCGAACGGATTCGGTTTCGGGGGCGTCAACGCCAGCGTCATCTTTCGACGTTGGCAATGA